One region of Cheilinus undulatus linkage group 4, ASM1832078v1, whole genome shotgun sequence genomic DNA includes:
- the si:ch211-79m20.1 gene encoding bromodomain-containing protein 4, with product MLGGNMRSWILLLLLAALSAARLRLGSAEGDPLPASLVDLVRNSPISSVDDLKLLLQQETNAIEEEEDVHDVPLNHTHGRYTRSLVEAPMAQQAACKVRTEVMEVTRSMLDRRNANFILWPPCVEVQRCSGCCNTRVLQCVPTFTSSRYLQVYKIQYINRKPHYDKAIISVEDHVTCRCQAPSPASSSSVPIPRSPTLINPNPPPPQQPPQSSHLLRPVQPAPPKTHTSKADLHRHDDLKHNQQHYRPDERDPVARQWQQGSYTQLVHWTQPRVHQPVTGGLAPVSSWPSEARAEHSISTQPVGHGSGYDGSKEESGMHVANSGGEVHHPDHMQRQQQLLEHQQRQQQLQQQYQYHQQPHYPTQYNPGATHEQGLRTQYRLDAPQSDSASPPAGPTVLPTLEQNPTPPLSTNQKDSVTSLKTTTTEVTNHKQTETATASQKEGKEREESGSANSGAGAEPANQGKEKDSKVTSGYGHLTEEERRRLTLETIQRELDRETHPHPHHPQQRPKPTTFKTALSTGSPAVSSAQKAPFRPASPRRRRRKHRKRISKEAIRAMIM from the exons GGCGATCCTCTCCCTGCGTCGCTGGTCGACCTGGTGAGGAACTCTCCCATCTCCTCTGTGGACGATCTGAAGCTTCTACTGCAGCAGGAGACCAACGCAATAG AGGAGGAAGAAGACGTGCACGATGTACCCTTAAACCACACCCATGGACGATACACAAGAAGTCTTG TGGAGGCGCCGATGGCCCAGCAGGCAGCATGTAAAGTACGGACTGAGGTGATGGAGGTGACGAGGTCCATGCTAGATCGCCGTAATGCCAACTTTATATTATGGCCACCCTGCGTGGAGGTGCAGCGATGTTCTGGGTGTTGTAACACCAGGGTGCTGCAGTGTGTTCCTACATTCACTTCCAGCAGATACCTGCAG GTGTATAAGATCCAATATATAAACAGGAAACCCCACTATGATAAAGCCATCATCTCAGTGGAGGACCATGTCACCTGCAGGTGCCAGGCCCCTTCccctgcctcctcctcttctgttcCCATCCCTCGCTCTCCCACGCTGATCAACcccaacccacctccaccccagcagcCTCCACAATCCTCGCACCTTTTGCGGCCTGTCCAACCAGCTCCTCCTAAGACTCACACTTCCAAGGCCGACCTCCACCGCCATGACGACCTGAAACACAACCAGCAGCACTACCGCCCTGATGAGCGAGATCCAGTGGCGAGGCAGTGGCAGCAGGGCAGCTACACCCAGCTGGTTCACTGGACCCAGCCCAGGGTGCACCAGCCGGTCACTGGGGGGCTCGCACCAGTCAGCAGCTGGCCGTCTGAAGCCAGGGCGGAGCATAGCATCAGTACACAGCCTGTTGGGCACGGGAGCGGGTATGATGGAAGTAAGGAGGAGAGTGGCATGCATGTAGCAAACAGCGGTGGGGAAGTGCATCATCCAGATCACATGCAAAGGCAGCAGCAGTTGTTAGAGCATCAACAAAGGCAGCAGCAACTTCAGCAACAATATCAGTATCATCAACAGCCACATTATCCAACACAATACAACCCTGGAGCTACACATGAGCAAGGGCTGAGGACGCAATATCGACTCGACGCTCCGCAATCAGACAGCGCCTCTCCACCTGCCGGCCCCACCGTTCTGCCCACATTAGAACAAAACCCCACCCCTCCTCTAAGCACCAACCAGAAAGACTCAGTGACCAGCCTAAAAACTACAACAACAGAGGTCACGAATCACAAACAGACTGAGACTGCAACAGCCAGTCAGAAAGAAGGGAAGgagagggaagagagtgggTCAGCAAATAGTGGGGCCGGGGCAGAGCCGGCCAATCAGGGGAAGGAAAAAGACTCTAAAGTGACCAGTGGGTATGGTCATTtaacagaggaagagaggagacgGCTCACTCTGGAGACAATACAGAGGGAGCTGGACCGAGAGACGCATCCTCATCCACATCATCCTCAGCAGAGACCAAAACCGACCACATTTAAAACAG CCCTCTCCACAGGGTCTCCTGCTGTGTCCTCAGCCCAAAAGGCCCCTTTCCGACCAGCCTCCCCTCGCCGCAGGAGGAGGAAACACCGCAAACGCATCAGCAAAGAAGCCATCAGAGCCATGATCATGTAG